The following are encoded in a window of Lacinutrix sp. WUR7 genomic DNA:
- a CDS encoding pitrilysin family protein translates to MKTKIFTILSLFLMSIGLQAQIDRSKQPKAGPAPKIALEVPGEFELPNGLKVLVVENHKLPRVSYSLSIDNKPIKEGDIAGVSGILGSMLGNGTTNIAKDAFNEEIDFLGARMSFRSNGGYASSLSKYSDRILNLMSDAVKNPLLTEEEFQKEKEKAIEGLKSNKKSVDAVASRVGSALAYGTHHPYGEFVTEETIGKITLKDVKTFYERYYAPSNAYLVVVGDVDYTTIERQIRNYFSAWESNLKVVSTVPEAMPNVKYTQINFVDMPNAVQSNISLTSNVDLKMNDPDYHAVLIANKILGGGFNSYLNMNLREAHGYTYGARSSVGSDKYVSRFKAGAAVRNAVTDSAVVETLKEIKRIKEEPVSAQALENAKAKYLGDFVLALENPQNIARYALNIELNDLPKDFYTTYLEKIKAVTVEDVQRVANKYFGTDSARIVVVGKGSEVLENLEKVTFNGENVPIKYYDAYANKVEKPNYNIEMPSDVDANSVLNKYIDAIGGKINLDKVNSVFMTAEAELQPGMMMLLEMKKTSKDQFATEIFAMGQSMMKTVVDGEAGYKVQQGQRSEMSPEEVKTTQEEGSPFPEVNYLKSGVTLEKIEDIDGEKAYRIKISDTQTNFYSVETGLKIKVEKTSPMGSASTYLTEYQEISGIKFPFKIGQTNGPRKFDFIVKEIKVNEGVTDADFN, encoded by the coding sequence ATGAAGACAAAAATATTTACCATATTATCATTGTTTTTAATGTCCATTGGCCTACAAGCGCAAATAGACAGATCAAAACAACCAAAAGCAGGACCAGCTCCAAAAATCGCATTAGAAGTACCTGGAGAATTTGAATTACCAAACGGTTTAAAAGTACTTGTTGTAGAAAACCATAAATTACCTCGTGTTTCTTACAGTTTATCCATAGATAATAAGCCTATTAAAGAAGGAGACATCGCTGGTGTATCTGGAATATTAGGAAGTATGTTAGGTAACGGAACAACAAACATCGCTAAAGATGCCTTCAATGAAGAAATCGACTTTTTAGGAGCTAGAATGAGCTTTAGATCTAATGGTGGTTACGCAAGTTCACTATCTAAATATTCAGATAGAATTCTAAATCTAATGTCAGATGCTGTTAAAAATCCTTTATTAACAGAAGAAGAGTTTCAAAAAGAAAAAGAGAAAGCTATTGAAGGTTTAAAATCAAACAAAAAAAGTGTAGATGCTGTTGCTAGCCGTGTTGGTAGCGCTTTAGCTTACGGTACACATCATCCTTACGGAGAGTTTGTAACCGAAGAAACTATTGGAAAAATAACTTTAAAAGATGTTAAAACTTTTTACGAAAGATACTACGCACCTTCAAACGCATATTTAGTAGTAGTTGGTGATGTAGATTATACCACTATAGAAAGACAAATTAGAAATTACTTTTCTGCTTGGGAAAGCAATTTAAAAGTGGTTTCTACAGTACCTGAAGCAATGCCAAATGTGAAATACACGCAAATCAATTTTGTGGATATGCCAAATGCGGTACAGTCTAACATTTCTTTAACGAGTAATGTAGATTTAAAAATGAACGATCCAGATTACCATGCTGTTTTAATCGCTAACAAAATATTAGGTGGCGGTTTTAATAGTTACCTAAATATGAATCTTCGTGAAGCTCATGGGTATACTTATGGTGCTCGTTCAAGTGTAGGTTCAGACAAATACGTGTCTCGTTTTAAAGCTGGAGCAGCAGTTCGTAATGCCGTAACAGATAGTGCTGTTGTTGAAACTTTAAAAGAAATTAAACGTATTAAAGAAGAACCAGTTTCTGCACAAGCATTAGAAAATGCAAAAGCAAAATATCTTGGTGACTTTGTATTAGCTCTAGAGAATCCGCAAAACATTGCTCGTTATGCATTAAACATAGAACTAAATGATTTACCAAAAGACTTTTATACTACCTATTTAGAAAAAATAAAAGCAGTTACGGTAGAAGATGTACAAAGAGTAGCAAACAAATACTTTGGTACAGATAGCGCTAGAATTGTTGTTGTTGGAAAAGGTAGCGAAGTACTAGAAAATTTAGAAAAAGTAACCTTTAACGGTGAAAATGTACCAATCAAATATTATGATGCCTATGCTAATAAAGTTGAAAAACCGAACTACAACATAGAAATGCCAAGTGATGTAGATGCAAACTCGGTACTTAACAAGTATATTGATGCTATTGGTGGAAAAATCAATTTAGACAAAGTAAACTCTGTTTTTATGACTGCTGAAGCGGAATTACAACCAGGTATGATGATGCTTCTAGAAATGAAGAAAACATCTAAAGACCAATTTGCAACAGAAATTTTTGCTATGGGACAATCTATGATGAAAACAGTTGTTGACGGTGAAGCTGGTTATAAAGTACAACAAGGACAACGTTCTGAAATGAGCCCTGAAGAAGTGAAGACCACACAAGAAGAAGGTTCTCCATTTCCAGAAGTAAACTACTTAAAGAGCGGAGTTACTTTAGAAAAAATTGAAGATATTGACGGAGAAAAAGCTTACAGAATTAAAATTTCTGATACGCAAACAAACTTTTACAGTGTAGAAACTGGATTAAAAATAAAAGTTGAAAAAACGTCTCCAATGGGTTCTGCTTCAACCTACTTAACAGAATACCAAGAAATATCTGGTATAAAATTCCCGTTTAAAATCGGACAAACAAATGGACCACGAAAATTTGATTTCATTGTAAAAGAAATCAAAGTAAACGAAGGGGTTACCGATGCTGATTTTAACTAA
- a CDS encoding DMT family transporter has translation MFRDNKKWVYLIVLSLIWGTSFILIKKALIGLNPYQLGALRTIITGLFLFAAGYKTIKTIKNEDWKWIAISGFFGSFIPAFFFAIAETEIDSAVVSVLNSLVPLNTILLGFAVFKIASTKRQVLGVIVGFIGTAILILKGAALNPEQNYMYAGFIIVSTLMYAVNVNIIKRYLQDVKPLAIATGNYVVIFIPAIIVLLFTGFFTDATFSKPELGMSIFYVTLLSFFGTALAKVLFNTLVQISTPVFASSVTYVMPIVALIWGVLDGEGFSLLQAFASGIILIGVYLSQKRTGKRVLFK, from the coding sequence GCGCTTATAGGTTTAAATCCTTATCAACTAGGAGCTTTAAGAACTATAATTACAGGTTTATTTTTATTTGCTGCAGGCTATAAAACCATAAAAACGATTAAAAATGAAGATTGGAAATGGATTGCTATTTCAGGTTTTTTCGGATCGTTTATTCCAGCGTTTTTCTTCGCCATAGCAGAAACAGAAATTGATAGTGCTGTGGTATCTGTGTTAAACTCTTTAGTACCTTTAAATACTATATTACTTGGTTTTGCTGTGTTTAAAATAGCTTCTACCAAAAGACAAGTTTTAGGAGTTATTGTTGGTTTTATTGGTACTGCCATATTGATTTTAAAAGGTGCCGCTTTAAATCCGGAACAAAACTATATGTATGCTGGTTTTATTATTGTTTCTACCTTAATGTATGCGGTAAATGTAAATATTATAAAAAGATATCTACAAGATGTTAAGCCTTTGGCTATTGCAACGGGTAACTATGTTGTTATTTTTATTCCAGCTATAATTGTCTTGTTGTTTACTGGTTTCTTTACCGACGCAACGTTTAGTAAGCCTGAGTTGGGTATGTCTATATTTTATGTAACGCTATTATCCTTTTTTGGTACGGCTTTAGCTAAAGTGCTTTTTAATACATTAGTGCAAATTTCTACTCCTGTTTTTGCTTCTTCTGTTACCTATGTTATGCCAATTGTAGCATTGATTTGGGGAGTTTTAGATGGCGAAGGTTTTAGTTTGTTACAAGCTTTTGCTTCTGGTATTATATTAATAGGTGTTTATTTATCGCAAAAAAGAACTGGTAAAAGGGTACTTTTTAAATAG
- a CDS encoding pitrilysin family protein, with protein MKKHILALASLCLAGLTATAQEVKYEEYDLDNGMHVILHKDNSAPVVTTSVMYHVGAKDENPERTGFAHFFEHLLFEGTENIKRGDWFNIVTSNGGSNNANTTDDRTYYYEVFPSNSVELGLWMESERLMHPIINQVGVDTQNEVVKEEKRLRVDNSPYGKFFENVKKNMFKKHPYRWTTIGEMAHLDAATLEEFQAFNKKFYVPNNAVLVVAGDIDVPAVKKMIQDYFGPIPRGEEITRNFPKEDPITTPIKATAYDSNIQIPAIVAAYRTPSMKDKDAYALDMLSTYLSSGKSSVLYKKLVDEKKMALQVGAFNNSQEDYGTYILYGMPLGDVKLEDLLKEIDEEIVKVQNELISERDYQKLQNISENQFVNSNSSVEGIAGSLATYYMLYGDTALINKEIEIYRSITREDIQAVAKKYLNANQRLEMEYLPEEKEQ; from the coding sequence ATGAAAAAACACATTTTAGCTTTAGCTTCTTTATGTTTAGCTGGCTTAACAGCAACCGCTCAAGAAGTTAAGTATGAAGAGTACGACTTAGATAACGGCATGCACGTTATCTTACATAAAGACAACTCTGCTCCTGTAGTAACAACCTCTGTAATGTATCATGTAGGTGCAAAAGATGAAAACCCAGAACGTACTGGTTTTGCTCACTTTTTTGAACACCTTTTATTTGAAGGAACCGAAAACATTAAAAGAGGAGATTGGTTTAACATAGTTACCTCTAATGGAGGAAGCAACAATGCCAACACCACAGACGACAGAACATACTACTACGAAGTATTTCCTTCTAATAGTGTAGAACTTGGTTTATGGATGGAATCGGAAAGATTAATGCATCCTATTATTAATCAAGTTGGTGTAGACACCCAAAACGAAGTTGTTAAAGAGGAAAAACGCTTACGTGTAGACAATTCTCCATATGGTAAGTTTTTTGAAAATGTAAAGAAAAACATGTTTAAAAAACACCCATACAGATGGACAACTATTGGAGAAATGGCACATTTAGACGCTGCTACTCTAGAAGAGTTTCAAGCTTTCAACAAGAAATTCTATGTACCAAACAACGCTGTTTTAGTGGTAGCTGGAGATATTGATGTTCCTGCTGTAAAAAAAATGATTCAAGATTATTTTGGCCCAATTCCTAGAGGAGAAGAAATCACAAGAAACTTCCCTAAAGAAGACCCTATTACAACGCCTATTAAAGCAACTGCTTACGATAGCAACATTCAAATACCTGCAATTGTTGCTGCTTACAGAACACCTTCAATGAAAGATAAAGACGCTTATGCGTTAGATATGTTATCTACTTATTTAAGTAGCGGTAAGAGTTCTGTATTATACAAGAAATTAGTTGACGAGAAAAAAATGGCACTACAAGTTGGAGCGTTTAATAACAGTCAAGAAGATTATGGAACATATATTTTATACGGAATGCCTTTAGGAGATGTTAAACTTGAAGATTTACTTAAAGAAATAGATGAAGAAATTGTGAAAGTTCAAAATGAATTGATTTCTGAAAGAGACTACCAAAAACTTCAAAACATATCTGAAAACCAATTTGTAAACTCCAATTCTAGTGTAGAAGGTATTGCAGGATCATTAGCAACATATTACATGTTATATGGTGACACCGCTTTAATTAATAAAGAAATTGAAATCTATAGATCTATTACTAGAGAAGATATTCAAGCGGTAGCAAAAAAATACCTAAACGCTAATCAACGATTAGAAATGGAATATTTACCAGAAGAAAAAGAGCAATAA